The Bacteroidales bacterium sequence AAAATGCCGGCATGCTCCAATCGGAAGTTTCCGGAAATAAAAAGATTTTCAAAGCCAACACAACCCATCCCCTGTTTTCCGATCTGCACAACATCCTGCTTAAATACACAGGCATTGATCAGATCATCGAAAAAGTCATCAGCCGGCTGGGTGGTGTGGCTCAGGCTTATGTTACCGGCCGTCTGGCGCGTGGCACCGATAGCCCTGTAATTGATATCTGCATTGTAGGAACCGGCATTGACAAAATATACCTAACCAACCTGGTAGAGAAAACCGAAAAACTGCTTCAACGCAAAATCAGGCATATCGTCATTTCACCTGCTGAAGCCGAAGCTTTTCTGCA is a genomic window containing:
- a CDS encoding ArsR family transcriptional regulator: MLDSLITSKTRVKLLLKFFLNSNTTSYLRDLEDEFGESTNAIRLELNRFENAGMLQSEVSGNKKIFKANTTHPLFSDLHNILLKYTGIDQIIEKVISRLGGVAQAYVTGRLARGTDSPVIDICIVGTGIDKIYLTNLVEKTEKLLQRKIRHIVISPAEAEAFLQSYPEALLLWKNGD